A region of Cardinium endosymbiont of Sogatella furcifera DNA encodes the following proteins:
- a CDS encoding metal ABC transporter solute-binding protein, Zn/Mn family: MLAIFFKCLLSNKYKIFCLFFCLSLFACAGHTTDQPFTILTTTGMLGDAVKNIVKEDAQVVSLMGPGIDPHTYQTTQKDVQQLRCASMIFYNGLDLEGKMTNLLKEVAKDKAVYAVSDALNKTALLCDGPVGIDPHIWFDVNIWKQIVGFISQKLQAARPESAAYYKSNTLAYMEELTQLHQSVTAQIQSIPEKQRVLITAHDAFGYFGKAYGIEVVGLQGISTVSECGLQDIKRIVDLIINRNVKAVFFETSVSDKSMRAVLEGCARYGHKVTVGGYLYSDALGAPDTLEGSYCGMIHTNTTTIVNALR; encoded by the coding sequence ATGCTAGCTATTTTTTTTAAATGCCTATTGTCTAATAAGTACAAGATTTTTTGTTTGTTTTTTTGTTTAAGCCTATTTGCGTGTGCTGGTCATACTACGGACCAACCATTTACTATTTTAACCACCACAGGTATGCTCGGAGATGCTGTTAAAAACATTGTAAAAGAGGATGCACAAGTGGTCAGCCTTATGGGGCCTGGTATAGATCCGCATACCTATCAAACGACTCAAAAAGATGTGCAACAGCTTAGGTGTGCAAGTATGATATTTTATAATGGTCTTGACTTAGAGGGAAAAATGACGAATTTGTTGAAAGAAGTCGCCAAAGATAAAGCGGTGTATGCGGTTAGTGATGCCCTGAATAAAACAGCGCTACTATGTGATGGTCCTGTTGGGATAGACCCCCATATCTGGTTTGATGTCAATATATGGAAACAGATAGTTGGTTTTATTAGCCAAAAGCTACAAGCAGCCAGGCCTGAATCAGCGGCTTATTATAAAAGTAATACATTGGCTTATATGGAAGAACTAACGCAGTTACATCAATCGGTTACTGCTCAAATTCAATCTATTCCAGAAAAACAGCGGGTATTGATTACGGCACATGATGCTTTTGGTTACTTTGGCAAGGCTTATGGTATAGAAGTAGTTGGTTTACAGGGTATTTCTACTGTATCTGAGTGTGGGTTACAAGATATTAAACGCATTGTAGACCTTATTATCAATCGGAATGTTAAAGCGGTTTTTTTTGAAACGTCTGTTTCAGACAAATCTATGCGGGCGGTACTGGAAGGGTGTGCCCGTTATGGGCATAAGGTAACGGTAGGAGGGTACCTCTATTCAGATGCGCTTGGTGCGCCTGATACCTTAGAAGGTAGCTATTGTGGGATGATCCACACCAATACTACAACAATTGTCAATGCATTAAGATAA
- a CDS encoding metal ABC transporter solute-binding protein, Zn/Mn family, with translation MNEKFIILTTTGILGDAIKNIVKGDAHVDVVSLMGPGIDPHMYQTTPKDVQQFRRARIIFYNGLDLEDKMKDLLAKERKAYAVSEAINKAQLLFEDMFPVGIDPHIWFDVKLWKQVVGFISQKLQEVRPESAVYYQNNTLAYMEVLEQLHQSVTEQIQSIPEKQRVLITAHDAFGYFGKAYDIEVVGLQGISTVSECGLQDIKRIVALIIKRNVKAVFFETSVSDKSMRAVLEGCANYGHEVVVGGCLYSDALGAPNTLAGTYCGMVRANATTIVNALK, from the coding sequence ATGAATGAAAAATTTATTATTTTAACTACTACGGGTATATTAGGAGATGCTATTAAAAATATTGTAAAAGGGGATGCGCATGTAGATGTGGTTAGCCTTATGGGGCCTGGTATAGATCCGCATATGTACCAAACTACTCCAAAAGATGTGCAACAGTTTAGGCGCGCGCGTATCATATTTTATAATGGTCTTGATTTAGAAGACAAAATGAAAGATCTTTTGGCTAAAGAAAGGAAAGCGTATGCAGTTAGTGAAGCCATCAATAAAGCACAGCTATTATTTGAGGATATGTTCCCTGTTGGCATAGATCCCCATATCTGGTTTGATGTAAAGCTATGGAAACAAGTGGTTGGTTTTATCAGTCAAAAGTTGCAAGAAGTCAGACCTGAATCAGCGGTTTACTATCAAAATAATACCTTGGCGTATATGGAAGTACTAGAGCAATTGCATCAATCGGTTACTGAACAGATTCAATCTATTCCAGAAAAACAGCGGGTATTGATTACGGCACATGATGCTTTTGGTTATTTTGGTAAAGCTTATGATATAGAAGTAGTTGGTTTGCAGGGTATTTCTACTGTATCTGAGTGTGGGTTACAAGATATCAAACGCATTGTAGCGCTTATTATAAAACGAAATGTTAAAGCGGTTTTTTTTGAAACATCTGTTTCAGACAAATCTATGCGGGCGGTACTGGAAGGGTGTGCCAATTATGGGCATGAGGTAGTAGTAGGGGGGTGTCTTTACTCAGATGCACTGGGTGCACCTAATACTTTAGCAGGAACCTATTGTGGCATGGTTCGTGCCAATGCTACAACCATTGTTAATGCACTCAAATAA
- a CDS encoding metal ABC transporter ATP-binding protein, which translates to MQTEKHIVTIKDLTVGYANSKTVLEEVSFDLPSHKIIGIIGPNGAGKSTLLKAAMGLVPYQKGEIKLLGAPIHKVRRCISYVPQKESVDWDFPASVFDIALLGRYNRLGFFERPNKKDKAIAMQCLEELGIAHLAKRQIGELSGGQQQRVFLARALAQDAALYFMDEPFTGIDVTTEKMVIRLLKNMVAAGKTIVVVHHDLGSVHSYFDWLILLNHKLIASGDTKKVFTADLLEKTYGSRFPCFQAYSNKCPL; encoded by the coding sequence ATGCAGACAGAAAAGCATATCGTAACCATAAAGGATTTAACCGTTGGCTATGCAAACAGCAAAACTGTCTTGGAAGAAGTTAGTTTTGATTTACCATCCCATAAAATTATTGGAATCATAGGTCCAAATGGGGCAGGAAAATCTACCCTATTGAAGGCTGCTATGGGGCTTGTTCCCTATCAAAAGGGTGAAATAAAATTATTGGGCGCACCTATCCATAAGGTAAGAAGGTGTATCAGTTATGTGCCTCAAAAGGAATCCGTAGATTGGGATTTCCCTGCGTCTGTTTTTGACATTGCGCTTTTGGGCAGGTATAATAGATTGGGATTTTTTGAACGTCCTAATAAAAAAGATAAAGCTATAGCTATGCAGTGCTTAGAGGAGTTAGGCATAGCACACCTTGCCAAGCGCCAAATTGGCGAACTATCTGGAGGGCAACAACAACGCGTATTTTTAGCCAGGGCATTGGCACAAGATGCAGCATTGTATTTTATGGATGAACCTTTTACAGGTATAGATGTGACTACAGAGAAAATGGTTATTAGGCTTTTAAAAAACATGGTAGCGGCAGGAAAAACAATTGTGGTCGTACACCATGATTTGGGGTCCGTACATAGCTATTTTGATTGGCTGATATTACTGAATCATAAGCTTATAGCTTCTGGTGATACAAAAAAGGTTTTTACAGCTGATTTATTAGAAAAAACATATGGTAGCAGATTCCCTTGTTTTCAAGCGTACTCAAACAAGTGTCCATTATAA
- a CDS encoding HIT family protein, which produces MFKTLANKYHSAIMHMPTDLPTQTCIFCEIVAGLAPCHQIWEDNNYMAFLSIFPNTEGFTVVIPKRHLSSYIFDHTSEEINGLMGAAKEVSDLLVRRFPTVARTALIFEGYGVNHLHAKLIPLHGTKGGSWQKRVSHNIKTKFASYPGYISSHDAARESDEKLAKIANFLKS; this is translated from the coding sequence ATGTTTAAAACACTTGCAAACAAATATCACTCAGCCATTATGCACATGCCTACTGATCTACCCACACAAACATGTATCTTTTGTGAAATCGTAGCTGGGTTAGCACCTTGTCATCAAATATGGGAAGATAACAATTATATGGCTTTTTTATCCATATTTCCTAACACAGAAGGATTTACAGTAGTAATACCTAAACGCCATCTGAGCAGCTATATTTTTGATCATACATCAGAAGAAATCAATGGGTTAATGGGAGCCGCTAAAGAAGTATCCGACTTATTGGTTCGTAGGTTTCCAACTGTTGCCAGAACAGCCCTTATATTTGAAGGATATGGGGTCAATCATTTACATGCTAAATTAATCCCTCTGCATGGAACGAAAGGTGGTAGTTGGCAAAAAAGGGTATCACACAATATTAAAACTAAATTTGCTAGCTACCCTGGCTATATTTCCTCTCATGATGCGGCGCGAGAATCAGATGAAAAACTAGCGAAAATAGCTAACTTCTTAAAAAGTTAG
- a CDS encoding Mrp/NBP35 family ATP-binding protein, with product MNTLQIKVLEALRRVDDPDLKKDLVSLGMIEHLCIDNATISFTIILTTPACPLQEVIKQACINAIRETVTNDFEIVIKFKSKVTSGRFKPSILPGVKNIIAITSGKGGVGKSTIATHLACALANHGAQVGLLDGDIFGPSIPTMWGCETAKPAVVKQEGKHHIIPISRHNVKLLSIGFLSNMQEAIVWRGPMASAAFKQLLQEAAWGVLDYLLIDLPPGTSDIHLTLVQTVAITGAVVVTTPQKIALIDAIKAIAMFKKEQIKVPILGLIENMSYFLDEGHPHYIFGKDGGKLLAEKTSIPFLGQIPLLPMICQQGDLGTLSTMMPFNKMAEMVAQQVAIQNATCQQTNHVQ from the coding sequence ATGAACACGTTACAAATAAAGGTGCTAGAAGCTTTACGTAGGGTAGACGATCCTGATTTAAAGAAAGATCTCGTTTCGCTGGGTATGATTGAGCATCTTTGTATAGATAACGCAACTATTTCTTTTACCATTATACTTACTACGCCAGCTTGTCCATTACAAGAAGTAATAAAGCAGGCATGTATAAATGCTATTCGTGAAACAGTAACGAATGATTTTGAAATTGTCATTAAGTTCAAATCGAAAGTTACGTCAGGGCGTTTTAAGCCTTCCATACTGCCTGGCGTTAAAAATATTATTGCTATCACTTCTGGAAAGGGTGGTGTGGGTAAGTCTACCATTGCTACGCATTTGGCGTGCGCGTTGGCCAACCATGGTGCACAGGTAGGCCTTTTAGATGGGGATATTTTTGGACCATCTATTCCAACCATGTGGGGTTGCGAAACCGCCAAGCCAGCTGTAGTCAAACAGGAAGGAAAGCACCATATCATTCCTATAAGTCGTCATAATGTAAAGTTGCTTTCTATTGGCTTTTTGTCCAATATGCAAGAGGCCATTGTATGGCGTGGACCTATGGCCAGTGCGGCTTTTAAGCAATTATTACAAGAAGCAGCGTGGGGCGTACTAGACTACTTATTGATCGATCTTCCCCCTGGAACCAGTGATATTCACCTTACATTGGTACAAACGGTTGCCATTACAGGCGCTGTAGTAGTAACAACACCACAAAAAATCGCATTAATAGATGCCATAAAGGCAATTGCCATGTTTAAAAAAGAACAGATTAAGGTGCCCATCTTGGGATTAATAGAAAATATGTCCTATTTCCTAGATGAAGGCCATCCCCACTATATCTTTGGAAAAGATGGGGGAAAACTATTGGCAGAAAAAACATCTATACCTTTTTTAGGCCAAATTCCCCTGCTCCCTATGATTTGCCAACAGGGAGATTTAGGTACCCTATCGACCATGATGCCTTTTAATAAGATGGCTGAAATGGTCGCACAACAAGTAGCGATCCAAAATGCTACATGCCAACAAACTAATCATGTGCAATAG
- the rnr gene encoding ribonuclease R → MQASHPPNIKKKKSVQNYATRIVHTLQKEPNQAYTIQQLCTVLKVKIKSDKAKVKKVLLDLLQEGMIKKISKGRYLHPTAPIYITGRVDYVHTEYAYIVAPSQPKDVLVRQNNLLSALDNDLVKVCLLPTRGRRRPEGVVVEIIERNTIIGRVTVAGKQPQAIVEQKRMTYTVLLEKEPNLILQKNDKVVITLTSMLNRQGTGKVVQHLGQAGLHEVEMHAIMAEFGLKDTFPENVLESTQNIPLVITEEEITQRRDLRHIPTFTIDPADAKDFDDALSYQPLANGRHQVGIHIADVSHYVLPESLLDKEAYARNTSVYLVDRCIPMLPELLSNVVCSLRPNEPKLTLSAIFELDATGKIYDTWLGETIIYSDKRFSYEEAQAAIERQSGDFYQALTLLNHLAQQLRTKRSEKGAINFETRSLSFELDATGKPLQVMPKVRTDAHRLIEEFMLLANQAVATHVAKLKQKQEKEGPTFIYRTHDDPDPDKLHTFFLFVNQLGYKINSTNKPVYKAMHELEQMIQGKQEEHIIQALAIRSMAKALYTTKPDPHFALAFTHYTHFTSPIRRYSDLLAHRLLKKYLKGERIYDNASYEQKCQYAVERESLAVHAERASIKYKQVEFIQNLKEETLEGIISGLTEWNIYIEILSNGCEGMVRLADLTDDVYVFEADSFQVVGQRSKKCYRLGDIVKVKVKSCDLDKRHINFWLC, encoded by the coding sequence ATGCAAGCATCCCACCCTCCTAACATTAAAAAGAAAAAATCAGTGCAAAACTATGCAACACGTATTGTGCATACCCTACAAAAGGAGCCCAATCAAGCCTATACCATACAACAACTCTGTACGGTATTAAAGGTTAAAATAAAATCAGATAAAGCAAAGGTCAAAAAAGTTCTATTAGATCTTTTGCAAGAAGGTATGATTAAAAAAATAAGCAAAGGACGTTATCTGCACCCCACCGCGCCTATTTACATCACAGGACGCGTAGATTATGTCCATACTGAATATGCTTATATTGTGGCACCGAGTCAGCCCAAAGATGTACTGGTGCGTCAAAACAACCTACTATCTGCATTAGATAACGACTTGGTTAAAGTCTGCTTGCTGCCAACGAGGGGCCGCAGGCGTCCAGAAGGTGTAGTAGTGGAAATTATTGAACGCAACACGATCATTGGGCGCGTCACTGTGGCTGGCAAGCAACCCCAAGCCATAGTTGAACAAAAACGCATGACTTACACTGTGTTATTAGAAAAAGAACCAAACCTTATACTGCAAAAAAATGATAAAGTAGTCATTACGTTAACCTCTATGCTGAATAGGCAAGGGACAGGTAAAGTAGTACAACATCTGGGTCAGGCTGGTCTACATGAGGTAGAGATGCATGCCATTATGGCTGAATTTGGTTTAAAGGATACTTTTCCAGAAAACGTGCTTGAAAGCACTCAAAACATACCTTTGGTAATTACCGAAGAAGAAATAACGCAAAGAAGAGACCTTCGGCATATACCTACTTTTACCATAGATCCAGCAGACGCCAAGGATTTTGACGATGCCCTCTCCTATCAACCATTAGCCAATGGCCGCCATCAAGTAGGGATTCATATTGCAGATGTAAGCCATTATGTGTTGCCAGAAAGTTTGCTGGATAAAGAAGCTTATGCACGCAATACCTCTGTCTATCTAGTAGATCGCTGTATTCCTATGCTGCCAGAACTACTTTCTAATGTAGTATGTTCTTTACGCCCAAATGAACCTAAATTAACCCTTTCAGCTATTTTCGAATTAGATGCAACAGGAAAAATTTATGATACATGGCTAGGAGAAACTATTATCTATTCTGATAAGCGATTTTCTTATGAAGAAGCCCAAGCAGCCATAGAGAGACAAAGCGGAGATTTTTACCAAGCACTTACCCTATTGAATCACTTAGCCCAACAACTTCGAACAAAACGCTCAGAAAAAGGAGCGATTAATTTTGAAACCAGATCGCTGTCATTTGAACTAGATGCCACTGGAAAACCACTTCAAGTGATGCCCAAGGTCCGTACAGACGCCCATAGGCTCATTGAGGAATTTATGTTACTGGCCAACCAAGCAGTAGCTACCCATGTAGCCAAACTAAAACAAAAACAGGAAAAAGAAGGCCCCACTTTTATCTATCGGACCCATGACGATCCAGACCCAGATAAGTTACATACATTCTTTTTATTTGTGAACCAATTAGGCTATAAAATAAACAGCACGAACAAACCTGTATATAAAGCCATGCATGAACTAGAACAGATGATTCAAGGCAAACAAGAAGAGCACATTATACAAGCACTGGCCATTCGGTCTATGGCTAAAGCGCTCTACACTACAAAACCCGATCCGCACTTTGCATTGGCGTTTACCCATTATACCCATTTTACTTCTCCGATCAGAAGATACTCGGATCTATTAGCCCATCGTCTTTTGAAAAAATATTTAAAAGGTGAACGCATCTATGATAACGCATCCTATGAACAAAAATGTCAATATGCGGTAGAAAGAGAATCCCTCGCTGTGCATGCAGAAAGGGCCTCCATAAAATACAAACAAGTAGAGTTTATACAAAACTTAAAGGAAGAAACATTGGAGGGCATCATTAGTGGTCTAACCGAATGGAATATCTACATAGAAATCCTATCGAATGGCTGTGAAGGTATGGTGCGCTTGGCCGACCTTACCGATGATGTCTATGTTTTTGAAGCAGATAGCTTTCAGGTAGTTGGCCAACGCTCGAAAAAATGTTACCGTTTGGGGGATATTGTAAAGGTAAAAGTCAAAAGTTGCGATTTGGATAAACGACATATTAATTTTTGGCTATGCTAG
- a CDS encoding sodium:solute symporter family protein encodes MHAEVWWVIGFLILTLTIGLITGRKMKDFSDYAVGHKRFGTWILVASVIATALGGRSLSNNLDFVVARPLVLVLFAGVAYLIIGRSLAMRMGKFMRHLSMAESMGTVYGKGVRYIAAIAFVIRSGGLVVLEFCIVNKLLRLFFNIDGTLFTITIAIFVTLYATIGGARSVAFTDFMQILFFGLFMPMLFVITYQKLHPPTNIIDLLLNRIRSDWVDIVINNRPKISSMVLDIATYVIPWMVSANIQRIYMSASVWQAKAVFTRAALIFTVVKILLATVGICLLHMHPDLKPSQFLHMITNDAPAGFNILLYIALISLIMSTVDSNLHMCTVTLVHDIIEPLTGSLKHKLIWARVATICVGGVGLWIAISYPDLLYTTFYHMLTFCSSMVSIPFIIAIIGFFPRTLSVLLGMGAGILVTTIMQYYLHAKWNFIFPSMLANIVVLVISHYLLPKLPHTGGTQDQEPLLIEKQLRKRKWKAYKEAIRTFCWKEYIRNIFPKKPAHFFRVGFYSEIYLCISLCYNQKLSWVYYFSPCMILATYFICYPIWHSHQTTHHKVVMHYIWLIGIFCLLFLPGALCFSISGYAIVPTIIYLLNIAVGFYFLPMPTASFMLLAAFVMTYFIAPYPPLALLVSTWGSWSNCLCLVVCWCALIKYISLHKTVKTLLANQLAYWHELAFYKDQATIKKIQYQHHLDILTKSNHQEDVLKKVCSDLQQLLSKPDELCHHKEMVKRSINSLDSYRTFLQDLAYYERDHITLEVVLVDIENMFDRATTTSKKAGILFQVAIYHTTQQKYLECDAGKIEYLLVTSMRLIEESKNKLLENQEIIRIHIMDTKIKYNVDSETKFFKELPAVAFVITTGIDKPRIDPLYTDLLEKAPGIVPNTITDLYEKEIMQIVSAHYGYGTITKQDAAITFLYVLPLHLSKIRDNVMNTLPFYPNFKIMETPASLQQEIETEDLLVQSTSLSRALVRDTILFIKKCHGDQKRASGDPFYTHPMAVARIVLMETQDPDVVIAALLHDVVEDSKVPLSYIESRFGRNVAYIVNQVTHMGSTFRLCPFG; translated from the coding sequence ATGCATGCTGAAGTATGGTGGGTCATAGGGTTTTTAATATTAACATTGACAATAGGGTTAATAACAGGTCGAAAAATGAAGGATTTTTCGGATTATGCTGTAGGACACAAACGATTTGGAACTTGGATTTTGGTAGCATCCGTTATTGCTACTGCATTAGGAGGAAGATCTTTAAGCAACAACTTAGATTTTGTAGTTGCGCGTCCGTTGGTACTCGTATTATTTGCTGGAGTGGCCTACCTCATTATAGGTCGTTCCTTGGCTATGCGTATGGGTAAATTTATGCGTCATTTGTCCATGGCAGAATCTATGGGAACGGTCTATGGAAAAGGAGTCAGGTATATTGCTGCTATTGCATTTGTGATCCGTTCTGGTGGACTGGTGGTATTGGAATTTTGTATAGTAAATAAACTATTAAGGTTATTTTTTAACATAGATGGCACCTTGTTTACAATCACCATCGCCATTTTTGTAACGTTGTACGCTACCATTGGGGGCGCACGTTCTGTAGCCTTTACAGATTTTATGCAAATTCTATTTTTTGGTCTGTTTATGCCTATGTTATTTGTGATAACTTACCAAAAACTGCATCCCCCCACTAATATTATTGATTTGTTACTGAATCGGATACGTAGTGATTGGGTAGACATCGTTATCAATAATCGTCCTAAAATTTCTTCTATGGTTTTGGATATAGCTACCTATGTAATTCCATGGATGGTCTCTGCAAATATACAGCGGATTTATATGTCGGCTAGCGTGTGGCAAGCTAAAGCTGTTTTTACACGTGCTGCATTGATCTTTACTGTAGTAAAAATTTTGCTAGCTACAGTAGGTATCTGTTTACTACACATGCATCCTGATCTAAAGCCTAGTCAATTTTTACATATGATTACAAATGATGCACCGGCTGGCTTCAACATATTATTGTACATAGCCCTTATCTCATTAATCATGTCTACCGTTGACTCTAACTTACACATGTGCACGGTTACATTAGTTCATGATATTATAGAACCTTTGACAGGATCATTAAAACATAAATTGATATGGGCTAGAGTGGCTACTATTTGCGTGGGTGGAGTAGGACTTTGGATAGCTATTAGCTACCCAGATTTATTGTACACTACATTTTATCATATGCTTACCTTCTGTAGTTCTATGGTATCTATACCATTTATCATAGCCATCATAGGCTTTTTTCCACGTACACTATCTGTATTATTGGGCATGGGTGCAGGTATTTTAGTAACTACTATCATGCAATACTATTTGCATGCAAAGTGGAATTTTATCTTTCCAAGTATGTTGGCCAACATTGTTGTGCTCGTAATTAGTCACTATTTGCTTCCTAAACTACCGCATACTGGAGGTACGCAAGATCAAGAACCCCTATTAATAGAAAAACAACTTAGAAAACGTAAATGGAAAGCATACAAGGAGGCAATTAGGACCTTCTGTTGGAAGGAGTATATACGAAATATTTTTCCAAAAAAACCAGCTCACTTTTTTAGAGTCGGATTTTATTCTGAAATTTACCTCTGTATCAGCCTATGTTATAATCAAAAATTGAGTTGGGTATATTATTTTTCCCCATGCATGATTTTGGCTACATATTTTATATGTTATCCCATATGGCATAGCCACCAAACGACACACCATAAAGTAGTGATGCACTATATTTGGTTAATCGGTATCTTTTGTTTGCTATTCCTGCCTGGGGCACTGTGCTTTAGCATAAGTGGTTATGCAATAGTGCCTACAATTATATACCTATTAAATATTGCAGTAGGCTTTTATTTTCTACCGATGCCTACCGCATCTTTCATGCTGCTAGCTGCTTTTGTGATGACCTACTTTATTGCTCCTTATCCACCATTAGCTTTGCTTGTTTCTACTTGGGGGTCTTGGTCAAACTGTTTATGTTTGGTTGTTTGTTGGTGTGCACTTATAAAGTATATCTCCTTACATAAAACCGTAAAAACATTACTGGCCAACCAGTTGGCCTATTGGCATGAACTTGCTTTCTATAAGGATCAAGCCACCATTAAAAAAATTCAATACCAACACCATTTGGATATACTGACCAAAAGTAATCATCAAGAAGATGTATTAAAAAAGGTTTGTTCTGATTTACAGCAACTATTATCCAAACCAGATGAGTTATGCCACCACAAAGAAATGGTTAAGCGAAGCATCAATAGCTTAGATAGTTATAGAACGTTTTTGCAAGATTTAGCCTATTATGAACGAGACCATATTACATTAGAGGTTGTTTTGGTCGATATAGAAAATATGTTTGATCGTGCTACCACTACTTCTAAAAAAGCAGGTATCCTATTTCAGGTAGCCATCTACCATACTACGCAACAAAAATATTTAGAATGTGATGCAGGAAAAATTGAATACCTTCTGGTCACAAGTATGCGCCTCATTGAAGAAAGTAAAAATAAGTTATTAGAAAATCAAGAGATTATAAGGATCCATATAATGGATACAAAAATAAAATATAATGTTGATAGCGAGACAAAATTTTTTAAAGAATTACCTGCTGTAGCTTTTGTAATTACTACTGGTATAGACAAACCTAGGATAGACCCCTTGTATACCGATTTATTAGAAAAAGCGCCTGGTATAGTGCCTAATACGATCACTGATCTGTACGAAAAAGAGATTATGCAAATAGTTAGTGCCCATTATGGCTATGGTACCATTACCAAACAAGATGCGGCCATTACCTTTTTATATGTGTTGCCACTACATCTCAGCAAGATTAGAGATAATGTAATGAATACATTACCTTTTTATCCCAACTTTAAGATCATGGAAACACCCGCATCTCTGCAACAAGAAATAGAAACCGAAGACCTCTTGGTTCAATCAACTTCGTTGAGTAGGGCATTGGTAAGGGATACTATTTTATTTATAAAAAAATGCCATGGTGACCAAAAACGTGCATCAGGAGACCCTTTTTACACCCATCCTATGGCTGTAGCACGCATTGTATTAATGGAAACACAAGACCCAGATGTAGTAATAGCTGCTCTATTGCATGATGTAGTTGAGGATTCTAAGGTGCCCCTCTCCTATATTGAAAGTAGATTTGGACGTAATGTAGCCTACATTGTCAATCAGGTTACCCATATGGGTAGTACCTTCCGTTTATGTCCCTTTGGGTAG